A region of Acidisarcina sp. DNA encodes the following proteins:
- the secG gene encoding preprotein translocase subunit SecG, with the protein MSYLLGFVIVIHVIVSLFLIGVVLLQQGKSADLAGAFGGQGSQTAFGPRGAANLLTRLTTWSAVIFTCTSISLTILMARAHGSHSVLEGTTTSAPAKSGK; encoded by the coding sequence ATGAGCTATCTTCTAGGTTTCGTCATCGTGATTCACGTCATCGTCTCGCTCTTTTTGATTGGCGTTGTCCTGCTGCAGCAGGGCAAGAGCGCAGACCTCGCCGGTGCTTTCGGCGGTCAGGGATCTCAGACGGCCTTTGGCCCACGCGGCGCAGCGAACCTGCTCACCCGGCTGACGACCTGGTCCGCGGTCATCTTCACCTGCACCTCCATCAGCCTGACGATTTTGATGGCGCGCGCGCACGGATCGCACTCCGTGCTGGAAGGTACCACCACCTCGGCCCCGGCAAAATCCGGCAAATAG
- a CDS encoding multiheme c-type cytochrome: MSFRSIFVAVVIAFALILSAFFLNRQRPKAEVQQPTADFVRASGKCAECHARTQYSIVHEYEMSAHAKKGINCLDCHQPAQGQQKQDHHGFVISTHLTAGNCRSCHEGIYQEFLHSRHAAPSWAAIYGEKGLSPEQVNFSEQYQPGGTRRPPHPFVTAEGNSAMKSGCEQCHSVGKPNDDGTIGTCTNCHSRHTTSVALARRPSTCGQCHMGPDHSQIEIYDESKHGVMFAAQEHLLNLDAEPKSLTTRDMFVPTCATCHMSGINGLKVTHDPSERLSWYLADAVSQRRPNYLRAQANMQQVCLQCHTKSVVDRVYAQGEQVISNTNAHVLAAKAIVDGLRKDGIITGPPFSSPVDFLYFDLWHYDGRTSKHAAYMGGADFVQWHGNYPMLQKTIQLKQMDAELRRQHAGK; this comes from the coding sequence ATGTCTTTTCGCTCGATCTTTGTCGCCGTGGTCATCGCCTTCGCGCTTATCCTTTCTGCGTTTTTCCTGAATCGTCAGCGCCCCAAGGCCGAGGTTCAACAGCCCACCGCCGACTTCGTTCGCGCCTCGGGAAAGTGCGCCGAGTGTCATGCGCGTACTCAGTACTCCATCGTGCATGAATACGAGATGAGCGCCCATGCCAAGAAAGGCATCAACTGCCTGGACTGCCACCAGCCCGCGCAGGGCCAGCAGAAGCAGGATCACCACGGATTTGTGATCAGCACGCACCTCACCGCGGGAAACTGCCGCAGTTGCCATGAGGGCATCTACCAGGAGTTCCTCCACAGCCGCCATGCCGCACCCTCGTGGGCGGCTATCTATGGCGAAAAGGGGCTTTCGCCCGAGCAGGTCAATTTCTCCGAGCAGTACCAGCCCGGCGGCACGCGCCGCCCGCCGCATCCCTTCGTCACCGCAGAGGGCAACTCCGCCATGAAGAGCGGCTGCGAGCAGTGCCACTCCGTCGGTAAGCCCAACGACGATGGAACCATCGGCACCTGCACCAACTGTCACTCACGCCACACCACCTCGGTTGCGCTTGCACGCCGGCCCAGCACCTGCGGGCAATGCCACATGGGGCCGGATCACTCCCAGATCGAGATCTATGACGAATCCAAGCATGGCGTTATGTTTGCTGCGCAGGAGCATCTCCTCAACCTCGATGCCGAACCCAAATCGCTGACCACCCGTGATATGTTCGTGCCGACCTGCGCCACCTGTCACATGAGCGGCATCAATGGACTCAAGGTCACGCACGATCCTTCGGAGCGTCTTTCCTGGTATCTGGCAGATGCGGTGAGCCAGAGGCGGCCCAACTATCTCCGCGCCCAGGCCAACATGCAGCAGGTCTGCCTGCAGTGCCATACCAAGAGCGTCGTCGATCGCGTCTATGCGCAGGGCGAGCAGGTTATCAGCAACACCAATGCTCACGTGCTGGCAGCCAAGGCCATCGTCGATGGTTTGCGCAAGGACGGCATCATTACCGGTCCTCCCTTCTCCAGCCCGGTCGACTTCCTCTACTTTGATCTGTGGCACTACGATGGACGCACCTCCAAGCATGCCGCGTATATGGGAGGCGCCGACTTCGTTCAGTGGCACGGCAACTACCCCATGCTGCAGAAGACCATCCAGTTGAAGCAGATGGACGCGGAACTGCGGAGGCAGCATGCCGGCAAGTAA
- a CDS encoding DUF4965 domain-containing protein, which produces MAILLPAGVGSLSAQQRPPAVPLVAHDPYFSIWSMNDKLTDGNTRHWTGAEQPLAGLVRIDGKPYRVMGAEPRDVPALAQTSLRMTPTHTIYTFAGSGVEVTLTFFTPALAQDLDILSRPVTYLSWQVKSTEATSHQVSLNLDVDSRVAVNSSDQEVVWGRSHAGGLSVLNVGSREQKMLNRSGDNLRIDWGYFHLAVPDSEHATLATSDAAIEEFAKSGRLPADDDMEMPKQPRDGAARLAVEFDLGSVGAEAQQRHVLLSYTEDFAIELMNRKLHPYWQRNGQTVQSMLTDAEAQYSALDARAAKFDAELTADLERVGGKGYADLAVLAYRQTLAAHKLVADLDGSPAYFPKENFSNGCIATVDVLYPSAPFFLLLSPRLLEAQLKPVLDYANLPRWRWPFAPHDLGQYPLANGQVYGGGERTEENQMPVEESGNMLILVAALGKAEGNYHVAEQYWPLLSKWAEYVRQKGLDPENQLSTDDFAGHLAHNANLSIKAIDGLAAYSQMARALGKAAVAEDYGKAAREMAAKWQQLAIDGDHYKLAFDKPGTWSQKYNLVWDQVLGLNIFPAKIRETEIAFYEKHMNEYGLPLDSRETYTKLDWEVWTATLASTPEHFQTLFAPIPKWINETPSRVPLTDWYDTKSGKMIGFQARSVVGGVYIKALADKDTAAKWQGRARQ; this is translated from the coding sequence ATGGCAATCTTGTTGCCTGCTGGGGTGGGATCTCTCTCCGCCCAGCAGCGGCCTCCCGCGGTACCGCTGGTGGCACACGATCCTTACTTCAGCATCTGGTCCATGAACGACAAATTGACGGACGGAAATACGCGTCATTGGACGGGAGCAGAGCAACCGCTGGCCGGGCTGGTTCGCATCGACGGAAAACCGTATCGCGTAATGGGAGCAGAGCCTCGCGACGTTCCCGCGCTGGCACAGACCTCTCTGCGGATGACGCCGACGCATACGATCTACACCTTTGCGGGAAGTGGAGTGGAGGTAACGTTGACGTTCTTCACCCCCGCACTGGCCCAGGATCTCGACATTCTCTCGCGGCCGGTGACGTATCTGAGTTGGCAGGTCAAATCGACGGAGGCGACGAGCCACCAGGTCTCGCTCAACCTGGACGTGGATTCGCGAGTAGCGGTGAACTCCAGTGACCAGGAAGTGGTGTGGGGGCGCTCTCACGCAGGCGGATTGTCGGTGCTGAACGTTGGCTCGCGGGAGCAGAAGATGCTGAACCGCTCCGGCGACAATCTGCGCATCGACTGGGGCTACTTCCATCTGGCCGTGCCGGACAGCGAGCATGCCACGCTGGCGACTTCGGATGCAGCGATAGAAGAGTTTGCGAAATCCGGCCGGCTGCCGGCGGATGACGATATGGAGATGCCGAAGCAGCCTCGCGATGGAGCGGCGCGGCTGGCGGTGGAGTTCGATCTGGGCAGCGTCGGGGCAGAGGCGCAACAGCGCCACGTACTGCTCTCCTATACGGAAGATTTTGCGATTGAGTTGATGAATCGCAAACTGCATCCCTACTGGCAGCGGAATGGGCAGACCGTGCAGTCCATGCTGACGGATGCGGAGGCGCAATACTCCGCCCTGGACGCTCGCGCGGCAAAGTTCGACGCGGAATTGACGGCGGATCTGGAGCGGGTTGGCGGCAAGGGATATGCGGATCTGGCAGTGCTGGCCTATCGGCAGACACTCGCCGCGCACAAGCTGGTTGCCGACCTGGATGGATCGCCTGCGTATTTCCCGAAGGAGAACTTCAGCAATGGCTGTATTGCAACCGTGGATGTGCTGTATCCCTCGGCGCCGTTTTTCCTGCTGCTGAGTCCGCGTCTGCTGGAGGCGCAGTTGAAGCCCGTGCTCGATTACGCCAATCTGCCCCGCTGGCGGTGGCCTTTTGCTCCGCACGATCTGGGGCAGTATCCGCTGGCGAACGGGCAGGTGTACGGCGGCGGCGAGCGCACGGAAGAGAATCAGATGCCGGTGGAGGAGAGCGGAAACATGCTGATCCTGGTAGCGGCACTGGGCAAGGCGGAAGGGAACTACCACGTCGCGGAGCAGTACTGGCCGCTACTCTCCAAATGGGCGGAATATGTGCGTCAAAAAGGACTCGATCCGGAGAACCAGCTATCGACGGACGACTTCGCCGGGCACCTGGCGCATAACGCGAACCTCTCCATCAAGGCGATTGACGGACTGGCGGCCTACTCGCAGATGGCGCGGGCACTGGGCAAGGCCGCTGTTGCGGAGGACTATGGCAAGGCAGCGAGAGAGATGGCCGCGAAGTGGCAGCAACTGGCCATCGATGGGGACCACTACAAGCTGGCCTTCGACAAACCCGGCACATGGAGCCAGAAGTACAACCTGGTGTGGGATCAGGTGCTGGGGCTGAACATTTTTCCGGCAAAAATTCGTGAGACGGAGATTGCCTTCTACGAGAAGCACATGAATGAATATGGGCTGCCGCTGGATAGTCGCGAAACCTACACCAAGCTGGACTGGGAAGTGTGGACGGCGACTCTGGCCAGCACTCCGGAGCACTTCCAGACGCTGTTTGCGCCGATTCCGAAGTGGATCAACGAGACGCCAAGCCGCGTTCCGCTGACCGACTGGTACGACACGAAGTCAGGAAAGATGATCGGCTTCCAGGCGCGCTCGGTGGTAGGCGGAGTGTACATCAAGGCGTTGGCCGATAAGGACACCGCTGCGAAGTGGCAAGGACGTGCAAGGCAGTAA
- a CDS encoding glycoside hydrolase family 78 protein: MRIPAGWFTLALACLVAAPAAVAQLLPSDLKCESLTNPAGIDATAPRLSWLLESSDTKAHNKKQTAYQILVAGSEEALQGDKGDLWDSGKVASGNSIQIQYAGKPLTSREAAWWKVRSWDESGAASNWSAPAHWSMGLLSETDWKAKWIGLDMEATPEQRIGDEIHRTLPARMLRKEFHAHGPVKQATAYISGLGIFELSLNGRKVSDEVLAPALSDYEKRVYYRTYDVTSQVKQGANAIGVMLGSGRFYALRPKDKNFGFPKLLMQLDVTYADGSTETIATDESWKLTADGPITAQNEYDGERYDARKEQTGWNTAGFNDSAWRPAELVTPPAGVLAAQEIAPIRVTETLKPKAISEPAPGVYIFDMGQNMVGWTRLTVSGPKGTAVTLAHAETLKPDGTLYTANLRSANAQDIYTLKGEGTEVYEPRFTYHGFRYVQVTGYPGKPTLATLTGQVVHDDMTPIDDFTTSNELLNSIHHNILWGAKGNYRSMPTDCPQRDERQGWLGDRGASSLGESYLFDVSALYSKWMTDVADSQRADGALPDVAPPYWSVYNDDVTWPYAFLSIHRMLYEQYGDKHSIERDYPAMQKWMTRMESFVKEGITAKDTYGDWCVPPESPDLIHSKDPLRKTEGSLLATAYFYSAARLMAENASLLSKPQDAAEYNELADRLKVSFNRKYFHAETNQYANDSQTSSILPLAFGLVPDGARSAVFEQLVKKIEEQNKGHVGTGLLGAQFLMRTLTENGRPDLAYEIAAQDTYPSWGYMVRQGATTVWELWNGNTANPEMNSGNHMMLVGDLNIWFYEDLAGIKPDPVQPGFQHFLIRPSTVEKLSFVRASHLSPYGKIVSSWKRDGSRLTLDVTVPVNTTATVYVPSASADGVKVNGKLASAQADVKFVRAEAGAAVYEVGSGQYTFVTQNLGGVARK; this comes from the coding sequence ATGCGTATCCCTGCTGGCTGGTTTACGTTGGCGCTGGCTTGTCTTGTTGCTGCTCCCGCAGCGGTCGCCCAGTTGCTGCCGTCCGATCTCAAGTGTGAATCCCTAACCAACCCTGCGGGGATCGACGCCACCGCACCACGCCTGAGCTGGCTGCTGGAGTCTTCGGATACCAAGGCGCACAACAAGAAGCAGACCGCGTATCAGATCCTGGTTGCGGGCAGCGAAGAGGCGCTCCAGGGTGACAAGGGAGATTTGTGGGATAGCGGCAAAGTCGCGTCCGGGAACTCCATCCAGATTCAGTATGCGGGGAAGCCGCTGACGTCTCGCGAGGCTGCATGGTGGAAGGTCCGCTCCTGGGATGAGTCGGGCGCGGCCTCGAACTGGAGTGCGCCGGCACATTGGTCGATGGGGTTGCTGAGCGAGACCGATTGGAAGGCGAAGTGGATCGGGCTGGACATGGAAGCGACGCCGGAACAGCGGATTGGGGACGAAATACATCGCACCTTGCCGGCGCGCATGCTGCGCAAGGAGTTCCACGCCCATGGACCGGTGAAGCAGGCAACCGCATATATCAGCGGACTCGGCATCTTTGAGCTCTCGCTGAACGGCCGGAAGGTGAGCGACGAGGTGCTCGCGCCCGCGCTGAGCGACTACGAGAAGCGGGTCTACTATCGCACCTACGATGTGACCTCCCAGGTGAAACAGGGCGCCAATGCGATTGGCGTAATGCTGGGCAGCGGACGCTTCTACGCGCTGCGGCCGAAAGACAAAAACTTCGGATTTCCAAAGCTGTTGATGCAACTCGATGTGACCTATGCGGATGGCAGCACAGAGACCATCGCAACGGATGAGAGCTGGAAGCTGACGGCCGATGGCCCGATTACCGCGCAGAATGAATATGACGGCGAGCGCTACGACGCGCGGAAGGAGCAGACGGGCTGGAACACCGCTGGGTTCAACGACTCTGCCTGGCGGCCTGCGGAGCTGGTCACGCCTCCGGCAGGAGTGTTGGCGGCGCAGGAGATCGCTCCGATCCGCGTAACAGAGACGCTGAAGCCGAAGGCGATCAGCGAGCCTGCCCCCGGCGTCTACATCTTCGACATGGGGCAGAACATGGTGGGGTGGACGCGTCTCACGGTGTCTGGGCCAAAAGGGACAGCGGTCACGCTGGCTCACGCCGAAACGCTGAAGCCGGATGGAACGTTGTACACAGCGAATCTCCGCTCGGCGAATGCCCAGGATATCTACACGCTGAAGGGAGAGGGAACGGAGGTCTATGAGCCTCGCTTCACGTATCACGGGTTCCGTTACGTGCAGGTGACCGGCTATCCGGGCAAGCCCACGCTGGCGACGCTGACGGGTCAGGTGGTGCACGACGACATGACTCCGATCGACGACTTCACCACTTCGAACGAGCTGCTCAACAGCATCCATCACAATATTCTGTGGGGAGCCAAGGGTAACTATCGCAGTATGCCGACGGACTGCCCGCAGCGCGATGAGCGGCAGGGTTGGCTGGGCGATCGCGGAGCATCCAGCTTGGGAGAGTCGTATCTCTTCGATGTCTCGGCACTCTACTCCAAGTGGATGACGGATGTGGCGGATTCACAGCGTGCTGACGGAGCTTTGCCCGATGTTGCGCCTCCTTACTGGAGTGTTTACAACGACGATGTGACCTGGCCATACGCATTCCTGTCCATCCATCGAATGCTCTACGAGCAGTACGGAGACAAACACAGTATCGAGCGCGACTATCCGGCGATGCAGAAGTGGATGACGCGCATGGAGTCGTTCGTGAAGGAGGGCATCACCGCAAAGGACACCTATGGCGACTGGTGTGTCCCGCCAGAGTCACCCGATCTGATCCACTCAAAGGATCCCTTAAGGAAGACGGAGGGGTCGTTGCTGGCGACGGCATATTTCTACAGCGCGGCGCGGCTGATGGCGGAGAATGCATCCTTGTTGAGCAAGCCGCAGGATGCGGCGGAATACAACGAGCTTGCGGACCGCCTTAAAGTATCCTTCAACCGCAAATACTTCCATGCGGAGACGAACCAGTACGCGAACGATTCGCAGACTTCCAGCATCCTGCCGCTGGCGTTTGGGCTGGTTCCCGACGGTGCCCGCAGTGCGGTCTTCGAGCAACTGGTAAAGAAGATCGAGGAGCAGAACAAGGGACACGTTGGAACGGGATTGCTCGGCGCGCAATTTCTGATGCGGACGCTTACCGAGAACGGGCGGCCCGATCTCGCTTATGAGATTGCCGCGCAGGATACCTATCCCAGCTGGGGCTACATGGTTCGGCAGGGAGCGACAACCGTGTGGGAGCTGTGGAATGGGAATACAGCGAATCCGGAGATGAACTCTGGCAATCACATGATGCTGGTGGGCGATCTGAATATCTGGTTCTATGAGGATCTTGCCGGAATCAAGCCAGACCCAGTGCAGCCGGGCTTTCAGCACTTCCTCATCCGGCCTTCGACGGTGGAGAAGCTGTCGTTTGTTCGCGCCTCGCATCTGTCGCCTTATGGAAAGATCGTTTCGTCGTGGAAGCGCGATGGATCGCGGCTGACACTGGATGTGACGGTTCCCGTGAATACGACAGCGACGGTATATGTACCCTCTGCATCGGCCGATGGGGTGAAGGTGAACGGCAAGCTCGCCTCTGCTCAGGCGGATGTGAAATTTGTGAGGGCGGAAGCGGGAGCAGCCGTCTACGAAGTAGGCTCGGGTCAATATACGTTTGTCACACAAAACCTGGGCGGCGTAGCTCGCAAGTAA
- a CDS encoding hemolysin III family protein: MSDQQGLGDILANAVTHGLGAVLAVAGAAELIVASAHGNAWKIVSCSIFGATLILVYVCSTLYHSLIRTRARHLLRILDHSSIYLLIAGTYTPFTLVCLRGRVGWALLAAVWTLAVAGVVFKSIAVDRYQILSAVVYIGMGWLVIFATGPLVRAVTWHGAAWLLAGGLCYTGGVFFFALDRVPFFHGIWHLFVLAGSAFHYFAVWFYVLPHAA, encoded by the coding sequence GTGAGCGATCAACAGGGACTCGGCGATATCCTCGCCAATGCGGTAACACATGGTCTAGGGGCAGTGCTTGCGGTCGCCGGGGCGGCTGAGTTGATTGTAGCTTCGGCTCATGGCAATGCCTGGAAGATTGTTAGCTGTTCCATCTTCGGCGCCACACTGATTCTGGTCTACGTATGCTCCACGCTGTACCACTCCCTGATTCGCACTCGCGCCCGGCATCTCCTTAGAATCCTCGATCACTCCTCAATCTACCTTTTGATCGCTGGCACGTATACGCCGTTCACACTCGTATGTCTGCGCGGGCGGGTAGGGTGGGCTCTGTTGGCTGCGGTGTGGACGCTGGCCGTGGCCGGAGTGGTGTTCAAAAGCATTGCGGTGGATCGATACCAGATTCTTTCTGCCGTTGTGTACATCGGCATGGGCTGGCTGGTGATCTTTGCTACCGGGCCGCTGGTTCGCGCGGTGACGTGGCATGGAGCAGCGTGGCTGCTGGCCGGTGGCCTCTGCTATACCGGCGGAGTCTTCTTTTTCGCGCTGGACCGGGTGCCATTTTTTCATGGGATATGGCACCTATTTGTGCTGGCCGGCAGCGCCTTCCACTACTTCGCGGTATGGTTCTACGTTTTGCCCCACGCGGCCTAA
- the ribB gene encoding 3,4-dihydroxy-2-butanone-4-phosphate synthase — translation MQSKPPFIDVPGALEEFKAGRMIVVVDDEDRENEGDLTLAAEFVTPEAINFMAIHGRGLICLTLTEERADYLRLGPMTQQNSSRFGTAFTESIEAREGVTTGISAYDRAHTIKVAIDPHSSANDLARPGHVFPLRARRGGVLVRAGQTEASVDLARMAGLIPAGVICEIMKNDGTMARVPDLIEFCNEHGLRILTVAELIRYRLQHERYIYRVAENTLPTEFGDFRMIAYESEVDGGESHVALVKGDVASSTEPVLVRVHSRCTEGDIFGATSCDCYSVMQRSLRAIAEAGRGALVYLHNTSRGFEIDRTNPDAGRIVFHRELRALEQREERNQRILRAVGLGGQILSDLNIRKIRLLSNTPTHIPALEGFDLEIVEQIPIPGEARSKSATSHQGI, via the coding sequence ATGCAATCCAAGCCACCCTTTATCGATGTGCCCGGAGCGTTAGAGGAATTCAAAGCCGGACGCATGATTGTGGTTGTCGACGATGAGGACCGTGAGAACGAAGGCGACCTCACTCTCGCCGCGGAATTCGTGACTCCGGAAGCCATCAACTTCATGGCCATCCATGGCCGCGGACTCATCTGCCTCACCCTTACCGAGGAGCGGGCCGATTATCTCCGTCTCGGTCCGATGACCCAACAGAATTCCTCGCGCTTTGGAACGGCGTTCACAGAGAGCATCGAGGCGCGCGAAGGCGTCACGACCGGCATCTCCGCCTACGATCGCGCACACACGATCAAGGTCGCCATCGATCCGCATTCCTCGGCGAATGACCTGGCACGCCCTGGCCACGTCTTTCCTTTGCGTGCACGCCGCGGCGGAGTTCTTGTACGCGCAGGGCAGACGGAGGCTTCCGTCGATCTCGCTCGGATGGCTGGCCTTATCCCTGCCGGTGTGATCTGCGAGATCATGAAGAACGACGGCACGATGGCCCGTGTCCCTGACCTTATCGAATTCTGCAACGAACACGGCCTCAGGATTCTTACCGTCGCAGAACTGATTCGCTATCGGCTCCAGCATGAGCGCTACATTTATCGCGTAGCGGAGAATACGCTGCCCACCGAATTTGGCGACTTCCGCATGATCGCCTATGAGAGCGAAGTCGACGGCGGCGAAAGCCACGTGGCGCTCGTCAAGGGAGACGTAGCTTCCTCCACTGAGCCGGTACTGGTGCGCGTCCACTCTCGTTGCACGGAGGGAGACATCTTCGGAGCAACAAGTTGCGATTGCTACTCCGTCATGCAGCGCTCGCTCAGGGCTATTGCCGAAGCAGGCCGTGGTGCGCTCGTTTACCTGCACAACACCAGCCGAGGATTTGAGATTGACCGCACGAACCCGGACGCGGGTCGAATCGTCTTTCATCGCGAGCTGCGTGCACTGGAGCAGCGCGAAGAACGCAACCAGCGGATCCTCCGCGCGGTGGGTCTCGGCGGCCAGATTCTTTCGGACCTCAACATCCGTAAGATCCGCCTGCTCTCCAATACGCCGACGCACATCCCTGCGCTCGAGGGCTTCGACCTTGAAATCGTGGAGCAGATCCCCATCCCCGGCGAGGCTCGCAGTAAATCCGCGACCAGCCATCAGGGCATCTAG
- a CDS encoding HAD family phosphatase has translation MDLRAVVFDYGMVLSAPLDPQARRGMIATTGLSPEVFDHYYWSNRHDFDRGALDGQAYWQKIARDTDIRLSEEQVNHLLTLDAYGWMSLNEPALAWAQQVQAAGMKTGILSNIGDTQVVEMKRQFGWLKDFNHCTWSYELKMAKPEPEIYRYTVAKLGVAPEQALFLDDRAENIRGAESVGMCGFVFRNMQQLVEDLKAHGLDRLLPIPLALDPQAV, from the coding sequence ATGGATCTTCGTGCTGTTGTTTTTGACTATGGGATGGTGCTGAGTGCGCCGCTGGACCCGCAGGCCCGCCGAGGGATGATCGCAACGACTGGCTTGTCGCCGGAGGTATTCGATCACTATTACTGGTCCAATCGTCACGACTTTGACCGTGGTGCGCTGGATGGTCAAGCGTATTGGCAAAAGATCGCCAGAGATACCGATATTCGCTTGTCGGAGGAGCAGGTCAACCATCTCTTAACTCTGGATGCCTATGGCTGGATGTCGCTGAATGAGCCAGCTCTGGCGTGGGCGCAGCAGGTACAGGCAGCGGGAATGAAGACCGGAATCCTCTCGAACATCGGCGACACTCAGGTGGTGGAGATGAAGAGGCAGTTTGGCTGGCTGAAGGATTTCAACCACTGCACCTGGTCCTACGAGCTGAAAATGGCGAAGCCCGAGCCGGAGATATATCGTTACACCGTGGCGAAGCTCGGAGTGGCCCCGGAGCAGGCCCTTTTTCTCGATGACCGGGCAGAGAATATACGCGGTGCAGAGTCTGTGGGGATGTGCGGATTTGTCTTCCGCAACATGCAGCAATTGGTGGAGGATCTGAAGGCGCACGGCTTGGACCGGCTTCTTCCGATACCGCTGGCGCTGGATCCGCAGGCAGTCTAG
- a CDS encoding pyridoxal phosphate-dependent aminotransferase translates to MGIAFSKRTNWDVMETALAKALRELQHSGRPVLDLTASNPTHCGFAYNAGSLLAPLANPAALDYDPNPRGMLTAREAVCKYYSAHQASLEPQQIFLTTGTSEAYSWVFRLLCDGGDEVLIAQPSYPLFDFLAVLDDVRLIPYPLIYDHGWQMDEESLRQRITPRTRAIALVNPNNPTGHFTKPWEREMLERLCREHGLALIVDEVFLDYGLDRSAVAHSFAQGPSPVLTFVLSGLSKVAGLPQMKAAWIACLGPEPERHLAQDRLEIIADTFLSMNAPVQHALPDWLDTSDRIQEQIRRRVAENLGVLHELLETQTLVSQLVIEGGWYAVLRIPAIRPDEETAIALLAEGISLHPGYFFGFPESGWLVVSLLTIPADFFQGIHGLLQLVKKESKK, encoded by the coding sequence TTGGGAATCGCATTTTCAAAGCGCACGAATTGGGACGTCATGGAGACCGCCCTGGCAAAGGCTCTGCGGGAGCTGCAGCACTCGGGACGCCCCGTGCTCGACCTCACCGCGTCGAACCCTACCCACTGCGGCTTCGCCTATAACGCGGGGTCTCTTCTGGCGCCGCTCGCGAACCCCGCCGCATTGGATTACGATCCCAATCCACGCGGCATGCTTACGGCACGGGAGGCGGTTTGCAAGTATTATTCGGCGCACCAGGCCAGCCTGGAACCGCAGCAGATCTTTCTTACCACCGGTACCAGCGAAGCCTATAGCTGGGTCTTCCGGCTGCTCTGCGACGGCGGCGATGAGGTCCTGATCGCACAGCCCAGCTATCCGCTCTTCGACTTTCTCGCTGTGCTCGATGATGTGCGCCTGATTCCCTATCCGCTGATCTATGACCATGGCTGGCAGATGGATGAGGAATCGCTGCGCCAGCGCATTACCCCTCGCACCCGGGCCATTGCGTTGGTCAATCCCAACAATCCCACCGGACACTTCACCAAGCCGTGGGAGCGGGAGATGCTGGAGCGCCTTTGCCGGGAACACGGATTGGCACTCATCGTCGATGAGGTTTTTCTCGATTACGGACTCGATCGCTCCGCCGTTGCACACAGCTTTGCCCAGGGCCCATCTCCCGTCCTCACCTTCGTCCTCAGCGGATTGAGCAAAGTGGCCGGATTACCACAGATGAAGGCTGCCTGGATCGCCTGCCTCGGCCCCGAACCGGAGAGGCATCTTGCTCAGGATCGACTGGAGATCATTGCTGACACATTCCTCTCCATGAACGCACCGGTCCAGCACGCGTTGCCCGATTGGCTCGACACCAGCGACCGGATTCAGGAGCAGATTCGCAGACGTGTTGCAGAGAATCTAGGTGTTTTGCACGAATTGCTCGAAACGCAGACACTCGTCTCGCAGCTCGTGATCGAGGGAGGTTGGTATGCGGTGCTTCGCATTCCAGCCATCCGGCCGGACGAAGAGACTGCCATTGCACTGCTCGCGGAAGGCATCTCTCTACACCCGGGATACTTCTTCGGATTCCCTGAGTCCGGCTGGCTCGTCGTCAGCCTGCTGACCATCCCTGCGGATTTCTTCCAGGGAATTCACGGGCTGCTGCAACTTGTCAAGAAGGAATCTAAAAAATAG
- a CDS encoding MBL fold metallo-hydrolase: protein MIRETFPVGPLQCNCTILGDEVSHEAIVIDPGDNIPQILTRLKNHNLTVKQILVTHAHIDHVGGALQLKRLTGAPIFLNERDLPLLKMMNMQAGWLGVAPPEVAPPDTSLEDAMTVGLAAYPAQVLHTPGHTQGSVCLHFAPQNLLIAGDTLFAGSIGRTDLPGGNSSQIIESIHDRLLVLPPETQVIPGHGPETTIGVEAARNPFLV, encoded by the coding sequence ATGATTCGCGAAACCTTTCCTGTAGGACCGCTGCAATGCAACTGCACCATCCTGGGCGACGAGGTCAGCCACGAGGCCATCGTCATCGATCCCGGTGACAACATTCCCCAGATTTTGACGCGGTTGAAGAACCACAACCTGACGGTGAAGCAGATCCTCGTGACCCACGCACACATTGACCACGTTGGCGGTGCGCTGCAGTTAAAGCGACTGACCGGAGCGCCGATTTTCCTGAATGAGCGCGATCTGCCACTGCTCAAGATGATGAACATGCAGGCAGGATGGCTGGGAGTCGCTCCGCCGGAGGTTGCCCCTCCAGATACCAGCCTGGAAGATGCCATGACGGTTGGGCTGGCAGCCTATCCTGCACAGGTGCTGCATACGCCAGGGCACACGCAAGGGAGCGTCTGTCTCCACTTTGCGCCGCAGAATCTGCTGATTGCAGGAGACACGCTGTTTGCCGGATCGATTGGGCGCACCGATCTCCCGGGTGGCAATTCGAGCCAGATCATCGAATCGATCCATGACCGTTTGCTGGTGCTTCCGCCTGAGACGCAGGTGATTCCCGGTCACGGCCCAGAGACAACGATCGGGGTAGAGGCAGCCCGTAACCCATTTCTTGTATAG